From one Mycobacterium colombiense CECT 3035 genomic stretch:
- the glmM gene encoding phosphoglucosamine mutase, which translates to MGRLFGTDGVRGVANRELTAELALALGSAAARQLASAPAPGRRVAVIGRDPRASGEMLEAAVIAGLTSHGVDALRVGVLPTPAVAYLTGAYDADFGVMISASHNPMPDNGIKIFGPGGRKLDDGTEDQIEALLDIDPAPRPVGAGIGRVIDAEDADDRYLRHLSKASTLRLDGLTVVVDCAHGAASAVAPRAYRAAGARVIAINADPNGLNINDNCGSTHLDSLRAAVVAHRADLGLAHDGDADRCLAIDADGNLVDGDHIMVVLALAMHEADELASKTLVTTVMSNLGLHLAMRSAGITVRTTGVGDRYVVEELRAGDYSLGGEQSGHIVMPALGSTGDGIVTGLRLMNRMVQTGSSLAGLASAMQTLPQVLINVTVADKDTAASAPAVQTAVGQAEAELGDTGRILLRPSGTEPMIRVMVEAPEKEIAARIATRVAEAVSDAL; encoded by the coding sequence ATGGGTCGACTATTCGGCACCGACGGTGTCCGTGGGGTCGCCAATCGCGAGCTGACAGCCGAGCTGGCGCTGGCGCTGGGCTCCGCGGCGGCGCGGCAGCTGGCGAGCGCCCCGGCCCCGGGCCGGCGGGTAGCCGTGATCGGCCGCGACCCCCGGGCCAGCGGCGAAATGCTGGAGGCCGCGGTGATCGCCGGGCTGACCAGCCACGGCGTCGACGCGCTGCGCGTCGGGGTGCTGCCCACCCCCGCGGTGGCCTACCTGACCGGCGCCTACGATGCCGACTTCGGCGTGATGATCTCGGCATCGCACAACCCGATGCCCGACAACGGCATCAAGATCTTCGGCCCCGGCGGCCGCAAGCTCGACGACGGCACCGAGGACCAGATCGAGGCGCTGCTCGACATCGATCCCGCGCCGCGTCCGGTCGGCGCCGGGATCGGCCGGGTCATCGACGCCGAGGACGCGGACGACCGCTACCTGCGCCACCTGAGCAAGGCCAGCACGCTGCGCCTCGACGGGCTGACCGTGGTGGTGGACTGCGCCCACGGTGCGGCCTCCGCGGTGGCCCCGCGCGCCTACCGTGCCGCCGGCGCCCGGGTGATCGCGATCAACGCCGACCCCAACGGGCTCAACATCAACGACAACTGCGGCTCCACCCACCTGGATTCGCTGCGCGCGGCCGTCGTCGCGCACCGCGCGGACCTGGGCCTGGCCCACGACGGGGACGCCGACCGCTGCCTGGCCATCGATGCCGACGGCAACCTGGTCGACGGTGACCACATCATGGTGGTGCTCGCCCTGGCGATGCACGAGGCCGACGAGCTGGCGTCCAAGACGCTGGTCACCACCGTGATGAGCAACCTGGGGCTGCACCTGGCCATGCGCTCGGCCGGAATCACGGTGCGCACCACCGGCGTTGGCGACCGCTATGTGGTGGAGGAGCTGCGGGCCGGCGACTACAGCCTGGGCGGCGAGCAGTCCGGCCACATCGTGATGCCCGCCCTGGGCTCGACCGGCGACGGCATCGTCACCGGCCTGCGGCTGATGAACCGGATGGTGCAGACCGGCTCGTCGCTGGCCGGGCTGGCCTCGGCGATGCAGACGCTGCCGCAGGTGCTGATCAACGTCACCGTCGCCGACAAGGACACCGCCGCGTCTGCGCCCGCGGTGCAGACCGCCGTCGGGCAGGCCGAGGCGGAACTGGGTGACACCGGACGAATCCTGTTGCGCCCCTCGGGAACCGAGCCGATGATCCGCGTCATGGTGGAGGCGCCCGAAAAGGAGATCGCTGCGCGGATCGCCACCCGGGTCGCCGAAGCGGTCAGCGACGCGCTGTAG
- the rplM gene encoding 50S ribosomal protein L13 has product MPTYTPKAGDTTRSWHVIDATDVVLGRLAVAAATLLRGKHKPTFTPNVDGGDFVIVINADKVAFSGQKLDKKLAYRHSGYPGGLSSRTIRELMDKHPDRVVEDAIVGMLPKNKLARQIARKLHVYAGPTHPHAAQQPVPYEIKQVAQ; this is encoded by the coding sequence GTGCCTACGTACACGCCAAAGGCGGGTGACACCACGAGGTCGTGGCACGTCATCGACGCCACGGACGTGGTGCTTGGCCGCCTTGCCGTCGCGGCAGCCACCCTGCTGCGCGGCAAGCACAAGCCGACGTTCACCCCCAATGTCGACGGCGGTGACTTCGTCATCGTCATCAACGCCGACAAGGTCGCCTTCAGCGGCCAGAAGCTGGACAAGAAGCTGGCTTACCGCCACTCGGGGTATCCCGGCGGTCTGAGCAGCCGAACCATCCGCGAGCTGATGGACAAGCACCCCGACCGCGTCGTGGAGGACGCGATCGTCGGCATGCTGCCCAAGAACAAGCTGGCCCGCCAGATCGCGCGCAAGCTGCACGTCTACGCCGGCCCGACGCACCCGCACGCCGCACAACAGCCCGTTCCGTACGAGATCAAGCAGGTGGCCCAGTGA
- the rpsI gene encoding 30S ribosomal protein S9, whose protein sequence is MAAAEETEAPVEAAAAPAPAEPFVFDRPIQTVGRRKEAVVRVRLVPGTGKFNLNGRTLEGYFPNKVHQQLIKAPLVTVDRVDSFDIYALLHGGGPSGQAGALRLGIARALILAQPEDRPPLKKAGFLTRDPRATERKKYGLKKARKAPQYSKR, encoded by the coding sequence GTGGCCGCCGCCGAGGAGACCGAAGCCCCGGTCGAGGCCGCCGCGGCTCCCGCGCCCGCCGAGCCGTTCGTGTTCGACCGGCCCATCCAGACCGTCGGCCGCCGCAAGGAAGCCGTGGTCCGGGTGCGCCTGGTGCCCGGCACCGGCAAGTTCAACCTGAACGGCCGCACCCTGGAGGGCTACTTCCCCAACAAGGTGCACCAGCAGCTCATCAAGGCCCCGCTGGTCACCGTCGACCGGGTGGACAGCTTCGACATCTACGCGCTGCTGCACGGCGGCGGCCCGTCGGGGCAGGCCGGCGCGCTGCGTCTGGGCATCGCCCGGGCGCTGATCCTGGCCCAGCCCGAGGACCGGCCCCCGCTGAAGAAGGCCGGCTTCCTCACCCGTGACCCGCGTGCCACCGAGCGCAAGAAGTACGGCCTGAAGAAGGCCCGCAAGGCGCCTCAGTACAGCAAGCGCTGA
- a CDS encoding WXG100 family type VII secretion target: protein MPVDPVLSYNFGEIEHSVRQEIHATSARFNAALDELSSRIAPLRQLWTSESAAAYQAEQLKWHQSATALNEILAELGNAVRDGAEEVADADRRAAGVWGR, encoded by the coding sequence ATCCCCGTGGACCCGGTGCTGTCCTATAACTTCGGCGAGATCGAACACTCGGTGCGCCAGGAGATCCACGCCACCTCGGCCCGCTTCAACGCGGCGCTGGACGAGCTGAGCTCGCGGATCGCTCCGCTGCGGCAGCTCTGGACCAGCGAGTCGGCCGCCGCCTACCAGGCCGAGCAGCTGAAATGGCACCAATCGGCGACCGCGCTCAACGAGATACTGGCCGAGCTGGGAAATGCCGTGCGTGACGGCGCCGAAGAGGTGGCCGACGCCGACCGCCGGGCCGCCGGCGTCTGGGGGCGGTAG
- the eccCb gene encoding type VII secretion protein EccCb, producing the protein MTDAVVPATPGADIVVDAPPELPSTAAPGMLLRLLPIALSLTCMGAMAAVLTTGTGATRNPAFLALPATMLVSTVVTGLTGRAGRRGGGLDTDRDHYLGYLGGLSRSVAEVAAAQVRSSLSRHPDPDTLWTLIGGPRMWERRPTDADFGFARVGMGSRPLARRLVAPQLPPDELRDPVTATALRRFLDAHSTVHATVTIGLRAGTLATVDGDPDRVRGLLRAIVCQLAVLHAPDHMLIAAVVDDENRGRWDWLKWLPHNQHPLDIDEAGPVRMLYSSAAQAQRALVAVRGPELVVVTDLCEGFDPIAGATTIGTGTGDDGAPPRFRTPALIAPRWCPDQMSAIDALVCARRLAGHRARGAGPGGADPDWPKLAGLFAPERFDPAALWRRQRHRDRLRAPIGTTVEGVSLELDIKELAEGGVGPHGLCIGATGSGKSELLRTIALGMMAHNSPETLNLLLVDFKGGATFLDYARAPHVAAVITNLADDAPLMARMRDALAGEMNRRQQLLRTAGCVSAAAYERARRDGAFPPLPTLFVIVDEFSELLSQHPDFADMFVAIGRLGRSLGMHLLLASQRLDEGRLRGLEAHLSYRICLKTLSANESQSVLGSLDAYRLPSIPGAGFLRIGGGEPVRFQAALVSAPLPATTAGRAATAADGSARVFGSRTVGAVSRAAEPSGTPERTVASAVLDRLSGQGPRAHRVWLPPLGPAPALHTVLADAACTSGGLAVPIGTVDRPLDQCRAPLMVDMSGAAGNLAVVGTPQSGKSTALRTLMTALAATHDPGQVQFYCLDFGGGALSAMRPLPHVGAVAGRAEPRLVGRIVAQCESVVRRREALFREHGVASIAQYRQRRGDLDAAGDPFGDVFLVIDGWASVRQEFGALEESISMLAAQGLSYGVHVALSASRWAEIRPALRDQIGTRIELRLGDPADSEIDRKAAQHVPRNLPGRGLSPEGLHMMIALPIAEVPAGESAAPPIPLLPARVDRDTVLRRSGAESGTRILLGLRECELRPIAIDFERDPQLLVLGDNHCGKTATLRTLCREIVRTKTPAQARLVIVDFRRALLGVVESEHLGGYAVSPAALAMLLPDLLESLQARMPPPDASQAQLRSGSWWSGPDVYVVVDDYDLVAGPAGNALAPLTEFLPYAADLGLHLVIARRSGGLERAMFEPLLASLRDLGCASLRMSGVPPEGASPGSTAPPRLPPGRGILTTTRGGDDELVQVAWSPP; encoded by the coding sequence ATGACGGATGCTGTGGTGCCTGCGACGCCGGGCGCGGACATCGTCGTCGACGCCCCGCCGGAGCTGCCGTCCACGGCGGCGCCGGGCATGCTGTTGCGGTTGCTGCCGATTGCGCTCTCACTGACGTGCATGGGCGCGATGGCGGCGGTGTTGACCACGGGCACCGGCGCGACCCGCAACCCCGCGTTCCTGGCGTTGCCGGCGACGATGCTGGTTTCGACCGTGGTGACGGGGCTGACCGGCCGCGCCGGCCGGCGAGGCGGTGGGCTCGATACCGACCGCGATCACTATCTCGGCTATCTCGGCGGCCTGAGTCGATCCGTGGCCGAAGTCGCTGCGGCGCAGGTGCGCTCATCGCTCAGCCGGCACCCCGATCCCGACACGCTGTGGACCCTGATCGGCGGCCCGCGAATGTGGGAACGGCGGCCAACCGACGCCGACTTCGGCTTCGCCCGCGTCGGCATGGGGAGCCGGCCACTCGCCCGGCGGCTGGTGGCCCCGCAACTTCCGCCGGACGAGCTGCGCGATCCGGTCACCGCGACGGCACTACGGCGCTTCCTGGACGCACACTCGACGGTCCACGCCACGGTCACGATCGGGCTGCGCGCGGGAACGCTCGCGACGGTCGACGGCGATCCGGACCGGGTGCGCGGGTTACTGCGCGCGATCGTCTGCCAACTCGCCGTGCTGCATGCGCCGGATCACATGCTGATCGCGGCCGTCGTCGACGACGAGAATCGCGGTCGCTGGGATTGGCTCAAATGGCTTCCGCACAACCAACATCCGTTGGATATCGACGAGGCGGGTCCGGTGCGGATGCTCTACTCGAGCGCCGCGCAGGCCCAGCGCGCGCTCGTCGCGGTGCGGGGCCCCGAACTCGTCGTGGTCACCGATCTCTGCGAGGGGTTCGATCCGATCGCCGGTGCAACCACCATCGGGACCGGGACCGGCGACGACGGCGCGCCGCCGCGATTTCGGACGCCCGCACTGATCGCGCCAAGATGGTGTCCCGACCAGATGAGCGCCATCGACGCGCTGGTATGCGCGCGCCGGCTGGCCGGGCACCGCGCACGTGGGGCCGGCCCGGGAGGCGCCGACCCCGATTGGCCAAAGCTGGCCGGGCTTTTCGCCCCGGAGCGCTTCGACCCGGCCGCCCTGTGGCGTCGCCAACGGCACCGCGATCGACTCCGCGCGCCGATCGGAACCACCGTTGAGGGTGTTTCGCTCGAGCTGGACATCAAAGAACTGGCCGAGGGCGGGGTGGGCCCACATGGCCTGTGCATCGGCGCCACCGGGTCGGGAAAGTCCGAGCTGCTGCGCACCATCGCGCTGGGCATGATGGCCCACAACTCGCCGGAAACGCTCAACCTGCTGCTCGTCGACTTCAAAGGCGGTGCAACCTTTCTCGACTATGCCCGCGCCCCACACGTAGCCGCGGTGATCACCAACCTGGCCGACGACGCGCCGCTGATGGCCCGGATGCGTGATGCGTTGGCCGGCGAGATGAACCGTCGCCAGCAGCTGCTGCGGACGGCGGGCTGCGTCAGCGCCGCGGCATACGAACGGGCGCGCCGGGATGGTGCGTTCCCCCCACTGCCCACTTTGTTCGTCATCGTCGACGAGTTCTCCGAACTGCTGAGTCAGCATCCCGACTTCGCCGACATGTTCGTCGCGATCGGGCGCCTCGGCCGGTCGCTGGGCATGCACCTGCTGCTGGCCAGTCAGCGACTCGATGAGGGACGCCTGCGCGGACTGGAAGCCCACCTGTCCTACCGGATCTGCCTGAAAACGCTGTCCGCCAACGAATCCCAATCCGTATTGGGTAGCCTCGACGCGTATCGACTGCCGAGCATCCCAGGCGCCGGCTTTTTGCGCATCGGCGGTGGCGAGCCCGTTCGCTTCCAGGCGGCGCTGGTGTCGGCGCCGCTGCCGGCGACCACCGCGGGCCGCGCGGCCACCGCGGCGGACGGTTCGGCCCGGGTGTTCGGCAGCCGAACGGTGGGGGCGGTCAGCCGTGCCGCCGAGCCGAGCGGGACCCCCGAACGGACCGTCGCGAGCGCCGTCCTGGACCGGCTGTCCGGCCAGGGTCCTCGCGCGCATCGGGTTTGGCTGCCACCGCTCGGGCCGGCGCCGGCGCTGCACACCGTGCTGGCCGACGCCGCGTGCACGTCGGGGGGCCTCGCGGTCCCGATCGGCACCGTCGACCGGCCCCTCGACCAGTGCCGGGCGCCGCTGATGGTCGATATGTCCGGGGCCGCAGGCAATCTGGCGGTCGTCGGCACCCCCCAATCGGGGAAATCGACGGCACTGCGCACCCTGATGACCGCCCTGGCCGCCACGCACGATCCTGGCCAGGTGCAGTTCTACTGCCTGGATTTCGGTGGCGGCGCACTGTCGGCGATGCGCCCGCTGCCGCACGTCGGTGCCGTCGCCGGGCGGGCGGAGCCGCGCCTCGTCGGTCGGATTGTCGCCCAATGCGAGTCGGTCGTTCGTCGGCGCGAAGCTTTGTTCCGAGAGCACGGCGTCGCGTCGATCGCCCAATACCGGCAGCGGCGCGGGGATCTCGACGCGGCCGGTGATCCGTTCGGTGACGTCTTCCTCGTCATCGACGGCTGGGCAAGCGTGCGCCAAGAATTCGGCGCGCTGGAAGAGTCGATCAGCATGCTTGCGGCTCAGGGACTTTCGTACGGTGTGCACGTGGCGTTGTCGGCGTCGCGGTGGGCCGAGATCCGGCCCGCGCTGAGGGACCAGATCGGCACGCGCATCGAGTTACGGCTGGGCGACCCCGCCGACTCCGAAATCGACCGGAAGGCCGCGCAGCATGTTCCGCGGAACCTTCCGGGCCGGGGCCTTTCCCCAGAGGGTCTGCACATGATGATCGCCCTGCCGATCGCCGAGGTGCCCGCCGGGGAATCGGCCGCCCCACCGATACCCCTGTTACCAGCGCGCGTCGATCGCGACACCGTGCTGCGGCGGTCGGGCGCCGAATCAGGCACGCGGATACTGCTGGGTCTGCGGGAGTGCGAACTACGGCCGATCGCCATCGATTTCGAGCGCGATCCGCAGTTGCTCGTCCTCGGCGACAACCACTGCGGGAAGACCGCGACGCTGCGGACCTTGTGCCGGGAGATCGTCCGCACCAAGACGCCCGCGCAGGCCCGGCTGGTCATCGTCGACTTCCGGCGCGCGCTGCTCGGTGTGGTCGAGTCAGAACATCTGGGCGGTTACGCCGTGTCACCCGCGGCCCTGGCCATGTTGCTGCCCGACCTGCTCGAGTCTCTGCAGGCGCGGATGCCGCCGCCCGACGCGAGCCAGGCCCAGTTGCGCAGTGGCTCCTGGTGGTCCGGACCGGACGTCTATGTTGTCGTCGACGACTACGACCTTGTCGCCGGCCCGGCGGGCAATGCGTTGGCACCGCTCACCGAATTCTTACCGTACGCGGCGGATCTGGGCCTACATCTGGTCATCGCGCGCCGCAGCGGCGGGCTCGAGCGCGCGATGTTCGAGCCACTGTTGGCCAGTCTGCGCGACCTCGGTTGTGCATCACTGAGGATGAGCGGAGTCCCGCCCGAGGGCGCATCGCCCGGTTCCACTGCCCCGCCGCGGTTGCCGCCGGGGCGCGGCATCCTCACCACCACTCGGGGCGGTGACGACGAACTCGTCCAGGTCGCCTGGAGCCCACCGTGA
- a CDS encoding dienelactone hydrolase family protein: MARIRKLVAALSRRGPHRVLRGELAFAGLPGVVYTPEEGLNLPGVAFGHDWLAGAARYANLLEHLASWGIVAGAPDTQRGVAPSVLNFAFDLGTALDIVSGVRLGPGKISVHPAKLGVAGHGFGGSAAVFAAAGMPAKPAAVAAIFPSVTSPPAQEPAASLQVPGVVFAAPGDPTTLNSHASALAEAWDAATLRIVSKAEPGGLVEGRRLTKVLGLPGPHRRTQRSVRALLTGYLLYTLGGDKKYRDFADPHAHLPGTDAIDPEAEAIPLEDKIVALLK, encoded by the coding sequence GTGGCCCGCATCCGCAAGCTCGTCGCAGCTCTCAGCCGCCGTGGTCCGCATCGGGTTTTGCGTGGTGAGCTGGCCTTCGCCGGCCTGCCGGGCGTGGTGTACACCCCCGAGGAGGGGCTGAACCTGCCGGGCGTGGCGTTCGGCCACGACTGGCTCGCCGGCGCGGCCCGGTATGCGAACCTGCTCGAGCACCTGGCGTCGTGGGGCATCGTGGCCGGCGCTCCCGACACCCAGCGCGGCGTGGCCCCCTCGGTGTTGAACTTCGCCTTCGACCTGGGCACCGCCCTGGACATCGTGTCGGGCGTGCGCCTGGGCCCCGGCAAGATCAGCGTGCACCCGGCCAAGCTCGGCGTGGCCGGTCACGGCTTCGGCGGCTCGGCCGCGGTGTTCGCCGCGGCCGGGATGCCGGCCAAGCCCGCGGCGGTGGCCGCGATCTTCCCGAGCGTCACCAGCCCGCCGGCCCAGGAGCCGGCCGCGTCGCTGCAGGTTCCCGGGGTGGTCTTCGCCGCGCCGGGCGATCCGACGACGCTGAACTCGCACGCGTCGGCGCTCGCCGAGGCGTGGGATGCGGCGACGCTGCGCATCGTCAGCAAGGCCGAGCCCGGTGGCCTGGTCGAGGGCAGACGGCTGACCAAGGTATTGGGGCTGCCCGGTCCGCACCGGCGCACCCAGCGGTCGGTTCGGGCGCTGCTGACCGGCTACCTGCTCTACACCCTGGGCGGCGACAAGAAGTACCGCGACTTCGCCGACCCGCACGCGCATCTGCCGGGCACGGACGCGATCGACCCCGAGGCCGAGGCGATTCCCTTGGAGGACAAGATCGTCGCCCTGCTGAAGTGA
- a CDS encoding WXG100 family type VII secretion target, translating into MAASNPLSTDFDLMRSVAGTTDARNEEIRAMLQAFVGRMNGVPRSAWGGLAAARFKDVMDRWNVESLRLYHALNTIADTIRHNAATLQEAGQNHAHHIAAAGANL; encoded by the coding sequence ATGGCTGCATCGAACCCACTGAGCACCGACTTCGACCTGATGCGGTCGGTGGCGGGCACCACCGACGCCCGCAACGAAGAGATCCGGGCGATGCTGCAGGCATTCGTCGGCCGCATGAACGGCGTACCGCGCTCGGCCTGGGGTGGGCTTGCCGCCGCGCGCTTCAAAGACGTGATGGACCGCTGGAACGTCGAGTCGCTGCGGCTGTACCACGCCCTCAACACCATCGCCGACACCATCCGGCACAACGCGGCCACCCTGCAGGAAGCCGGCCAGAACCACGCACACCACATCGCCGCCGCCGGCGCGAACCTGTAA
- a CDS encoding LLM class F420-dependent oxidoreductase, protein MRIGIALNYSGGFHDAVDRVVELEKSGIEVAVVAEAYAFDAISQLGYLAAKTNTVELASGVLPIYIRTPSLLAMTAAGLDYVSDGRFRLGIGTSGPQVIEGFHGVQFDAPIGRTREIVEICRKVWRRERVQYDGKHYQLPLPADRGTGLGKSLQLINHPVRERIPVSIAALGPKNVELTAEIAEGWQPVFYLPDKADSIWGEALAAGAAKRDPALGPLDVMVHASLAIGENLDERLAWVKPQLGLYIGGMGAKGRNFYHNLATRYGFGEVADRIQELYLSGRKQEAIDAVPDELVRGMSLIGPPGYVAERMAAFAESGVTTLLVNPLSTDRAESIRFVEEALKLKA, encoded by the coding sequence ATGCGAATCGGGATCGCTCTGAATTATTCGGGTGGCTTTCACGACGCCGTGGACCGCGTGGTCGAACTCGAGAAGTCCGGCATCGAGGTCGCGGTGGTGGCCGAGGCGTATGCCTTCGACGCCATCAGCCAGCTGGGTTATCTGGCCGCCAAGACCAACACCGTCGAGTTGGCGTCCGGCGTGCTGCCCATTTACATCCGCACCCCGTCGCTGCTGGCGATGACCGCCGCCGGGCTGGATTACGTGTCCGACGGGCGATTCCGTTTGGGCATCGGCACCTCCGGGCCGCAGGTGATCGAGGGGTTCCACGGCGTTCAATTCGACGCCCCGATCGGCCGCACCCGCGAGATCGTCGAGATCTGCCGCAAGGTGTGGCGCCGCGAACGCGTGCAATACGACGGCAAGCACTACCAGCTGCCGTTGCCCGCGGACCGCGGAACGGGCCTGGGCAAGTCGCTGCAGCTCATCAATCACCCTGTGCGCGAACGTATTCCGGTGAGCATCGCCGCGTTGGGCCCCAAGAACGTGGAACTCACCGCCGAGATCGCCGAGGGCTGGCAGCCCGTGTTCTACCTGCCCGACAAGGCTGATTCAATCTGGGGCGAGGCGCTGGCGGCCGGTGCCGCCAAGCGTGATCCCGCGCTGGGGCCGCTGGACGTGATGGTGCACGCGTCGCTGGCCATCGGGGAGAACCTCGACGAGCGGCTGGCGTGGGTCAAGCCGCAGCTGGGCCTCTACATTGGCGGGATGGGCGCCAAAGGCCGCAATTTCTACCACAATCTGGCGACGCGCTACGGGTTCGGTGAGGTCGCCGACCGCATTCAGGAGCTGTACCTGTCCGGCCGCAAGCAGGAGGCCATCGACGCGGTGCCCGACGAGCTGGTGCGCGGCATGTCGCTGATCGGCCCGCCCGGATACGTCGCCGAACGCATGGCCGCCTTCGCCGAGTCCGGAGTAACCACCCTGTTGGTGAACCCGCTGTCCACCGACCGCGCCGAATCCATCCGCTTCGTCGAGGAAGCCCTGAAGCTCAAGGCCTGA
- a CDS encoding Rv1535 family protein: protein MTAVRYDDVVPAPLAPAPRRVPQARPQAPAGSGNPLMDMTAQLLSIPLHQLYAALWRMGVIEVRG, encoded by the coding sequence ATGACCGCAGTTCGCTACGACGATGTGGTGCCCGCCCCCCTGGCGCCGGCGCCCCGGCGGGTGCCCCAGGCCCGGCCGCAGGCGCCGGCCGGTTCCGGCAACCCGTTGATGGACATGACCGCCCAGCTGCTGTCCATCCCGCTGCACCAGCTCTACGCGGCGCTGTGGCGGATGGGTGTCATCGAGGTCAGGGGCTAG
- a CDS encoding type VII secretion-associated protein, whose translation MSEHPAIIEAGPGTIRRLCCATSGVDDDEMADIVRAALDAVDDPVALVGDRPLAVDALWETALRSASRGHRDGTIVVHPSWWSASRVGVVSAAAAAVAGRTHTRSSLLMRASSAAPDATVVVEIAERLVAITGGGVTAIPRTAEPPCVARDVADVVAATAPETVLIDTPSGVGGASELGRLITEAVRGAGQPISETLLVNDIRLARVARSAYPAAPQPSAAAAIAPSREGRMRGRMLSGLGAAAIVVAAASPTAVTMGRSGRVVPKPVETAPTTFLVEGRVALSVPATWSSQRVVGGPGSARVQVTSPTDPDLALHITQSPVAGETLSGTAELLKRAIDAEAPGVFVDFNPSATSAGRPAVTYREVRPGHHVRWTVLVDGPVRISIGCQSRAGDEGAVTDACEQAVRSAHAIG comes from the coding sequence GTGAGTGAACACCCCGCCATCATCGAAGCCGGACCCGGCACCATCCGCCGGTTGTGTTGCGCCACAAGCGGCGTCGACGACGACGAGATGGCCGACATCGTTCGGGCGGCACTGGATGCGGTTGACGACCCGGTGGCGCTGGTGGGGGACCGGCCGCTCGCCGTCGATGCGCTGTGGGAAACCGCGTTGCGTTCGGCAAGCCGCGGCCACCGCGACGGAACGATCGTCGTGCACCCGTCGTGGTGGTCGGCGTCGCGCGTGGGCGTGGTGAGCGCGGCCGCGGCGGCCGTGGCCGGTCGCACGCACACGCGATCGTCGCTGCTGATGCGGGCGTCGAGCGCCGCGCCGGACGCGACGGTGGTGGTGGAAATTGCCGAGCGGCTGGTGGCGATCACCGGGGGCGGGGTCACGGCGATACCGCGCACGGCGGAGCCACCTTGCGTCGCCCGCGACGTAGCGGACGTCGTGGCGGCCACGGCGCCGGAAACGGTGCTGATCGATACGCCGAGCGGTGTCGGTGGTGCCTCGGAGCTGGGGCGGCTCATCACCGAAGCGGTGCGCGGAGCCGGGCAGCCCATCTCGGAAACCCTTCTAGTCAACGACATTCGGCTGGCACGCGTCGCGCGGTCGGCATACCCGGCGGCCCCCCAGCCGTCGGCGGCGGCCGCCATTGCGCCTTCCCGCGAGGGCCGGATGCGCGGCCGGATGCTCAGCGGGCTCGGGGCGGCCGCCATCGTGGTCGCCGCGGCGTCGCCAACCGCGGTGACGATGGGCCGATCCGGCCGGGTGGTGCCGAAGCCCGTGGAAACCGCGCCCACGACGTTTCTGGTGGAAGGCCGGGTGGCGCTGTCGGTGCCCGCGACGTGGTCGTCGCAGCGGGTGGTCGGGGGACCGGGCTCGGCCCGGGTGCAGGTCACCTCGCCGACGGATCCCGACCTGGCCCTGCACATCACCCAATCGCCGGTCGCCGGCGAGACCTTGAGCGGTACCGCCGAGCTGTTGAAGCGGGCGATCGATGCCGAAGCCCCCGGGGTGTTCGTCGACTTCAACCCGTCCGCAACCAGCGCGGGCCGGCCGGCCGTGACGTATCGCGAAGTCCGCCCGGGCCATCACGTGCGCTGGACGGTGCTGGTGGACGGCCCGGTTCGGATCAGCATCGGTTGCCAGAGCCGGGCCGGCGACGAAGGCGCCGTCACCGACGCGTGCGAGCAGGCGGTGCGGTCCGCCCACGCGATCGGATGA